The Candidatus Deferrimicrobiaceae bacterium genomic interval TCGGAGCTCATCGCGGTGCAGGCGGAAGGGGCCTCTTCGCTCCTTCCCTCCCTCGAGAAGGGGAGGCCCGTGGTCTGTCCGGAGGCACGCACGATCGCGGACGGCATCGCGGTGAAGTCGCTGAGCGAGCGGACCTACGAGGCCGCAAGGCGGTGGGTCGACGACGTCGTCGTCGTGGACGACGAGGAGATCGCCGCGGCGATCCTGTACGCCCTCGAGGAGATGAAGACCACGCTGGAGGGGGCGGGAGCCGCCCCGCTGGCGGCGCTTCTTTTCAAGCGCCCGCCCACGAGATTCCCCGCCGTGATGGTCCTCTCGGGGGGGAACATCGACGTCAACTTCCTCTCCCAGATCACCGAGAGAGGGCTGTTCCGCTCGGGGCGGCTCGTCCGCCTCCGGTTCCTCATCCCGGACCGGCCCGGCGCCCTGGCCACCCTGCTCTCTGCGGTCGCGAGGGAGCGGTCGAACGTGGTCAGCATCGAGCATGACCGTCTTCCGCCCGACTGCCCGCTTGGGTACTCGACCGTTGTTCTTCTCCTCGAGACGCGCGACCGCGCCCACGGGGAAATACTCGCCTCGCGGCTTTCCGAGCAGGGATTCGAATCGACGACTTGAATCTCCGGGTGGTTCGCTGCAGCATCATGAGGGGCAGTCCCCTGCATTGCGTGTCGATAACGTGCAAACCGACCTATAATGAGATGTGTGTGCAACGATGGAACCGAACGCGATGCGGCCGGGAGACCGGAAAGAGGCAATACGCCTTCCCTTAACGCACGCTTTGCGGATGCTGCTCTTCTTCCTGCTTCTCGTCGCCTCCGCGGCGGTCCTGTACACGACGGCGCAGAACGCCCGGGCCGTTCGTAAACTGGCAGGCCAGTCGCTGGAGAGTACTGCCGTGGCCCTTTCCGTCGCAACCGAGTCCGCCCTCCGCGCGGGCCCCGCAAGCGGCCCGAGGGGGAACGTCCGGGAGATCCTGTCGGACAGGGTCGTGGCATACGCGCTGATCTCCCGGAGTGACGGGACCATCATATTTCACACGAACCCCTCCCTGCCCGGAACGCGGATCTCGGACCCCCCTCCCCCGGGTTGGTTCGGATCCGGAAACGCATTCGGCCGCCAGATAACTCTCGGGACGGGCCTCCCCGCTTACGAGTACAATTACCAACTGCAAAGCACCGGTGGAGGGGACGAGTTTCTCCGACTGGTCCTCCACGCGACGCCGACGGATCGTATCACCAAGGGGGCGGAGCGGATATGGTGGACGGTCGGGTTCGCGCTCCTTGTCCTGTGGGCGGTCGGGATTTTGCTGGAGAGAACGATGACCCGCCAGTTTCGACTACAGGCCGAGGCGGACCGCCGGGAACGGATGGCCCTCATCGGGCAGATGACCGCCTCCCTGGCCCACGAGATCCGGAACGCTCTCGGAGGCGTGAAAGGGTTCGCCCAGCTCGTCGACGAAAGGACGGAGGAGCCCGACTCCCGGAAGAAGGGGCTCGCGGCTCTGCTTCGCGGGATCGGCCGCATCGAGGCGCTCGTAAGGGATCTGCTTCTCTTTTCCCGGGAGGAAACCTTCGATGTTCGACCTCTGCATATCGCCGGCATCGTCCGGGAGGCGGTTATGGCCGACGCCGCCGGCTGGAAAGGCGGCGAGGAACTCGAGCTCGACCCAAAGGTGCGGGCGATGGGGGACCGGGAGAAGGTTCTCCGGGTGCTGGGGAACGGAATCCGAAACGCCATCCAGTCCATGGGGGAGGAAGGCCGCCTGCGGATCTCCGCCCGCAGGGAGGGGAACCGGGTCGCCGTACGGATAGAGGACACGGGGGGAGGCGTACCGGAGAGCGAAAAGAGGCGCCTGTTCACTCCGTTCCATACCACGAAAACCGATGGAACCGGTCTGGGACTGGCCTATTCGAAGAAGGTTATCGAAGGGATGGGGGGCACGATCGATCTGGCGAACCGGGACGGGGGAGGCGCAGCCCTCTCGATCCTCCTCCCCTGCGCGGGGAACGAAAAAAATGGGTAGATCCATCCTGATCGTGGATGACGACGAATTGATGCGATCCTTCTTCTGCTCCGTCCTCGCGGAGGAGGGGTATCGTATCGAAGAGGCGAAGGACGGCAAAGAGGCCCTTGGCAGGCTTATCGGAGGAGAATTCGACCTCGTCGTGACCGATCTCAGAATGCCGGACATGTCCGGCATCGACCTCATGCGGGAGGCCGGGAAGACAAATCGGGATTGCCGGTGGATCGTCGTCACAGCACACGGCTCGATCGGGAACGCCGTGGAAGCGATGAAAGCCGGTGCGGCCGATTATCTTACGAAGCCCCTGGGCAGCCCCGAAGACCTGCGGCACGTGGTACGCCGCGTACTCCGGGAGACTGAAAAGGAGGAGAGGATCTCTCTTCTGTCCGAGGAGGTCGGCAAGCGGTTTCCTCCCGTCGAAATGATCTTTCTCGGAGAGAAAATGAAGGAGGTGTCTCGCCTGGTTCGGGAGGTCTCTCCCACTCCCGCAACCGTTCTGATCACAGGGGCGAGCGGAACGGGGAAGGAAGTCATGGCCCGCGTGATCCACGGATTGAGCCCGAGGCGGGACGGCCCCTTCGTGGCGGTCCAATGCTCCGCCCTTCCCGAGGCCTTACTCGAAAGCGAACTGTTCGGACATGAAAGAGGCGCCTTCACGGGGGCGACGGCCTCCCGGAAAGGGCGTTTCGAGCTGGCGGACGGGGGAACGATCTTCCTGGACGAGATCGGGGATATCCCCCCTTCCGTTCAGGTGAAGCTGCTCAGAGTTCTCCAGGAGAGGGAGTTCGAGCGGGTGGGCGGGACGAGATCCCTTTCGATCGACGTAAGGATCCTGTCGGCGACGAATCGGGATCTGAAATCGGAGATCGCCTCGGGGAAGTTCCGGGAAGACCTGTATTACAGGCTCAACGTATTCCCGATCGCACTTCCACCCCTTTCGGAGCGCCGGGAAGCGATCCTCCCCCTAGCGGAGTTCTTCTCGAGGAAATTCGCGGAATCGTTCGGAAAACCGGTTCCCGGAATATCGGACGAGGGCAGGAACGCCCTCCTGCTGTACCGATGGACGGGAAACGTACGGGAACTTCAGAACGTGATCGAGCGGGCGGTCATCCTCGCTGGGGGCGATATCGACGTCAGCCACCTGAACCTCGAGGTCGAGGCGGATTCCCCTCCCCCAGGGGAAGGGCTGCTCCGGACGCAGGAGCGGGAAGCGATCAGGAGAATCCTCGACGAAGAGGGGGGAAACCGCCGGAGAGCTGCGGAACGTCTCGGGATCTCCGTTCGCACGCTCCAGTACCGGATCAAGGAGCACGGCCTTTGATGGAGGGAGTGCAAATCCTGCGCCCCTGGGTGCAACGATTGCGGACCGGATGCGCGATCATTCCAGGTTTTGATTATAATTCCAGCCGGATTTCAGCATGTTTTCCTCCATCCGCACATTGGCATCTTCCTTGCTTCCTTGCCTGTGTGGAAGACGACCCCCTGAAAGGAGGAAACGAAGATGAAGAGAAAACTCGGCGCGGCCATTCTGGCGGGAGCGTTCCTCACCGCGGCGTCTCTGCCCATCGATGCCCTTGCGGGGCCGGGCGGGGGAGGGAGGATGAGCGGTGCGACCAACCAGGTCCGGGGCGTTGAGAGGATCCGGACGTGGGATCGCCTGCGCCTGCATGATGGTTTCCGCATCGATCCCGCCAGGGAATCCGCGGGGACAATGGAGAAGAGGGGGCACACCTATGGACCGGGTGACGGGACAGGAACCCTGGGCGCCCGCCCGACAGACGGAAGCGGATACGGCGCTCCTTCGGGGAGGTAGCGCCGGGTCTGCCGGACGGAGCAGGACGGCAGGGGCCGCCCTGCTCTTACTCCTGGCCATTGCCGCTCTCGTCCCGGTATTCGAAGGGACGGCAAGGGCGGAAGAGGACACCATCCTTTCCGGAAGCGGCATCCAGTACCCCGGCGGCTTCGACCTGAACACGGTGGGCGAGATCCATGGCCGCGCGGAGGGACTTGACCGTCCCGAGCGGGGCCCCGTCCGATTCCGGCTGCTTGCGGGACGCGAGTCCTACATCGTCCTGGGCTCACCGGCCTGGTTCTGGCGTGACACCGGTGCCGACCTTCCCGACGGGACCGAGGTCCGCGTACTCGGCTCCAAGACCCTCGGGAGGGATGGGCGCCTCTACATTATCGCCCAGGAGATGCAGATCCTTCCCTCCGGTCGATCCGTTGTCCTTCGGCACAACGACGGCTATCCCGCCTGGAGGGGACCTCGTGAGGGCCCCTTTGGGACGCGGGGCGGTTTCGGTTCTCCCACGCACGGCGGAAATGGAGGAATGGGAAGCGAGCACGGCGGAATGGGTGGGGGGCACCGATGAGCGGGGGCGGACGCGGAAATAGCCGGAATGACAAAACCAAGAGGATCCCCGTGTACTCGGGGCGAACGATCGCCGCCTGTCTCATCGGGCTGTGGTTGATCCTCGGCTCCTCCGTCTACGCCGGTTGGGAGACGGGGGCGAAGGCAGGGTTCGACACGAACGTCAACCGGGATACGGGCGGCGGGGAAAACGACCAGTTCCTTTCCGTCTACGTCTCCTTCGACCGTGGACCGACCGGGGAGCGCCGTCTCGACTGGACCATGAGCACGACGGCGGAAGGCGCGGCGTTTTCCCGATTTTCCGACCTCGGATACGTGTCGGCGACCGTCGCCCCGGGCCTCGTCCTACTGTACGGCAGCATCCACGTCATCTCGGCCTCTCCGTTCCTGAGCGCGAAGAGCGTCGTCGACTCGGACCAGTCCTCGGTCTCCTTCGGCGTACGCATGGCCCTCAGGCATCGACTCCGGCGCGACATTTACATCGGGGAGTATTACGTGTACACGGACAGCCGTGCGGAGGTCGAAACGTTCTCCTACACGGGAAATGCCGTGGGGATTTTCGCGGGCTTTGCCTGGACGCCCGCAGCCTCAACGGAAATCGGGTATGAGTTCTCCCGTGGGGATTCCTTCCGGTCCCTCGGAGTCGGGACGGTCGAACCCGCAGGAGGAGGAGCCGGTGGAGAGCACCACAGGTTCTCGGATGCATTCGACTCGGAGGTCGCAAGGGAGCGGGTAACCCGCCACGCCGTCGGAGTGAACATCGGCATCCTCTTGGGGAAATCCCTTTTCTCCCGGGCGGGCTATACCTTCACGAATATGGACGGCGATCTCGGGACATCCACTTCCCACGCAGGTTATTTTGGCGTGGGGCACCGGTTCTGACTTTTTCCCTCCCCTCCTCCTCCGAAGCACAAGGGACGGACATGCAGGTTTTGCGTTGCGCCATGCAGTTCCTGCATGGCGGAAGGATTTCCGATTCGAGAGCATCGGGGCGCCCGGCATCTGCAGCAAGACCGCGGGGGAACACCACAACTTCGTGGAATCGCGGAAAAAACACGTGACCCCTGACCGTTGGCGGCAGATCCGTGGAGGGGAGAACCCAACCGGGAACCGTGCAACACCCTTACTGAACACGAAAGAGGGACGGTCCGTCCGTCTGGAGCGAAAGCGCAGGAATATTCGAGCATTGCAGGATAGATCCCGAAGATTCCCCCCTTCCCTCACCCAATGGCACACATTGTGCTGTCTTGTGCTGTATGGATGAACCGGCCAGGCCGTCGTCTTCGCTCCCCTGAAGCCACGACCGGGGATGCACGGGCCAGCGGCCTCCCATCCACGGGCGGCCCGTTTTCCGTACGCTGCGCACCTTCAAGATGAATCAAAAGAAAAGGAGAGAAAAAGATGGATCGAAAGAAGTTTCCGAAAGGCGTTTCGACACTCCTGGTTCTGGGATTGATGTTCACCATTTCCGCCTGCGGATCGTCCGGCAGCGGCGATACTGCCCTCGCTCCTTCCCCACCCGGTACCGCCCTACCGGCTTCGCAGACCGTCGTCGGCACCCTCGACGCAGCCCAGGCGTCATCGGCGCAGACCTTCGCCCTCCTTTACGGTTCAGCACACACGGCTGCCGTTCCCGCGGGAACGACGGTCTCGCTCGACGGGGTGACTCCAGTCCACGTCACCCTAGACGGACGGTTCGAGGCCACGCAGGTCAATGATGGCGACCACTCGTTTTTCGTCCACCTGGGATTGGGGGAAGTCGTCGAAGTCCCCTTCCGGATGCTCGACGGTCGGGGGCTCGACATGGGGACCGTGAGGATCCGGAACGGTCACATAGAGGAAATTTCCGGCTTCGACGGGTACCGGTTCGGATTCATGGACGGAAACGGCGACGGGGTGAACGACAACTTCGTCGACGCCGACGGGGACGGCATCTGCGATAACAACGCGCGCTTCGCCGGCTATCCCTACATGATGGACCACGGCTACGCGGACCAGGACGGGAACGGCAGGAACGACCTCTTCCGCGACGCGGACGGGGACGGGATCAACGACGTTACGGGGATGCCCTACGGCCACGGCTTTGGGTTCGTGGACGGAAACGGCGATGGCGTGAATGACCGGTTCCGGGACGAGGATGGAAACGGGATCTGCGATGTGAGCGGTATGCCGTTCGGCCACCCCTTCGGATACCAAGACGGGGACGGGGACGGCGTGAACGATCTCTTCCGCGACACCGACGGGGACGGGATCAACGACGTCACCGGGATGCCATACGTCGCTATGCCCGGCTGGGTCGACCTGGACGGGAACGGCGTGAACGATTTCTTCCAAGACGCGGACGGAGACGGGATCTGCGACCTCACGGGGATCCCTTACGGCCACGGCTTCGGCTGGAAGGACGACGACCACGACGGCAGGAACGACCGTTTCACGGATGTCGACGGGGACACGGTCGTAGACGCGCAGATAGGGCCCCATTCGGGGATGCACTACCGGTACGGATCCCAGGCACCCCACGTGGACGCAAACGGCGATGGGATCGACGACGGAACTGGCGTGCCGTTCCGGCACGGCTTCGGCTGGGTCGACGGGGACGGGGACGGAAGGAACGACGCCTTCCGCGACGTCGACGGAGACGGCGTCAACGACCTTACCGGACACGGCTACGTCGAGGGCTTCGGCCACGACGGAATGCAACATTCCCACGATCCCATCGACTGGCCAATGGAGCCGCCCGTGCATATGGACGGCGGAATGAGGTAGACCACACTACCCCGGGGGAAGGTGGACGCCGGACGCATCTCCGGCGTCCACCGGTTCTCACTTACCGCTCTCCCGGAAATCGCCTGCTTCCCGCCGCATCCTCCTTCCTGCGGAACAGGTTGGCGCGGTTGCTTTCTTCCTCTGCTTCCCTATACGATCGATAGAAAGAACTACGGGAAGGGAACGACCGGCCGACGCTCCTCCCTTCCGTTCCCTGAATCTTACGTGAATGGTCCTACACGCGCACAGCCATCGCCATCCTTCCGCGGATCCGGTCGTGAGGACGACCGGGAAGGGATCCCGCGCCGTCCTGTGGTCGTTCGCCGCCCTCTTCGCGACAGCCGCCTGCCAGGCGGTCGTCGTCCTCTTCACGGGCAGCGTCGCCCTCCTCGCGGACACGATCCATAACCTGGGGGATGCCGCAACCGCCATCCCCTTGTGGATCGCCTTCCGTCTCGCCCGCAAGGGCCCGAACGACCGGTTCACCTACGGGTACGGACGCGTCGAGGACCTGGCCGGGGTCATCGTGGTCGGCGTCATCCTGGCGAGCGCCATCGCGGCCGGGGCGGAATCGGTCCGCCGGTTCGTGAACCCCGCGCCGGTCAAGCACCTTTGGGCGGTCGCCGCCGCCTCGGTGGTCGGCTTTCTCGGAAATGAGGCGGTGGCCATCTACCGGGTGCGTGTCGGAAAAGAGATCGGGAGCGCCGCGCTCGTGGCGGACGGACGGCACGCGCATGCGGACGCGCTGACGAGCCTCGCGGTCCTCCTGGGAGCGGCGGGCGTCTGGCTGGGATACCCGATGGCGGACCCGGCGGTCGGACTCCTGATCACCGCCATGATCCTCCGGATCGTGTGGGAAACGGGGAAAGAGATCTTCTTACGGCTGCTCGACGGATCCGACCCGGCTGCGGTCGGGGAGATCCGGGAGGCCGCCGCCTCCGTAACCGGAGTCGTGGAGGTATCGGACGTACGGGTCCGCTGGGCGGGCCACCGGATGTACGCGGAGGTAAACCTCGCCGTCAACGGCGAACGGTCCGTGAGCGAGGGGCACGCGATCGCGACGGAGGTCCGCCACCGGATGCTCCACCGCCTCCGGTACCTGTCGGATGCGACGATCCACGTGGACCCGGCGCACGCCTCGGGGGTCTTCGCCCACGGCGTGCCGTCCCACAAACACGACGACCTGCCGGGCCACTCGCACTGACCTGCCCTTTATCGGGGACACCTCCAAAGGGGGACATTCTCACCGGGGACACTCCCAAGGGGGACATTCTCACCGGGGACACTCCTGATTCATCTCCGGGATGCGGGAGAGGAGTGTCCCCGCATATCAGGAGTGTCCCCCCCCAGCGTAGAGGAGTGTCCCCGCCCTTTACGCCACGTCGAGGACGGCGGCGGGCAGCTTCTCCAGGATCGAGAGCAGGAGTTCCTTCCGCATGACCATATCCTCCCGCGCCCTCAGGTCCTTCGCCGCCGCGATCTCCATCCGCAGATGCGATATCTCCGTTTCCAGAGTCTCTTTCAGCGCCCGGATTTCCATGTTGGTCAGCAGGAGTTCCATGGGGCACCTCCTTTTCGGTCCATCCCGTTGATCGCCCCCTGGTGGGATGTTCATTATACCAATACCGCCGGAGGGAGGATATGCCGCGCGCTCTTC includes:
- a CDS encoding pyridoxal-phosphate dependent enzyme, which codes for NVRIISHGETFDEASKHAVALAGEESLVIIHPFDDPMVIAGQGTLGMEIVEEIGLPGTIYVPVGGGGLLAGIGAAVKETYPESELIAVQAEGASSLLPSLEKGRPVVCPEARTIADGIAVKSLSERTYEAARRWVDDVVVVDDEEIAAAILYALEEMKTTLEGAGAAPLAALLFKRPPTRFPAVMVLSGGNIDVNFLSQITERGLFRSGRLVRLRFLIPDRPGALATLLSAVARERSNVVSIEHDRLPPDCPLGYSTVVLLLETRDRAHGEILASRLSEQGFESTT
- a CDS encoding ATP-binding protein, giving the protein MLLFFLLLVASAAVLYTTAQNARAVRKLAGQSLESTAVALSVATESALRAGPASGPRGNVREILSDRVVAYALISRSDGTIIFHTNPSLPGTRISDPPPPGWFGSGNAFGRQITLGTGLPAYEYNYQLQSTGGGDEFLRLVLHATPTDRITKGAERIWWTVGFALLVLWAVGILLERTMTRQFRLQAEADRRERMALIGQMTASLAHEIRNALGGVKGFAQLVDERTEEPDSRKKGLAALLRGIGRIEALVRDLLLFSREETFDVRPLHIAGIVREAVMADAAGWKGGEELELDPKVRAMGDREKVLRVLGNGIRNAIQSMGEEGRLRISARREGNRVAVRIEDTGGGVPESEKRRLFTPFHTTKTDGTGLGLAYSKKVIEGMGGTIDLANRDGGGAALSILLPCAGNEKNG
- a CDS encoding sigma-54 dependent transcriptional regulator; translation: MGRSILIVDDDELMRSFFCSVLAEEGYRIEEAKDGKEALGRLIGGEFDLVVTDLRMPDMSGIDLMREAGKTNRDCRWIVVTAHGSIGNAVEAMKAGAADYLTKPLGSPEDLRHVVRRVLRETEKEERISLLSEEVGKRFPPVEMIFLGEKMKEVSRLVREVSPTPATVLITGASGTGKEVMARVIHGLSPRRDGPFVAVQCSALPEALLESELFGHERGAFTGATASRKGRFELADGGTIFLDEIGDIPPSVQVKLLRVLQEREFERVGGTRSLSIDVRILSATNRDLKSEIASGKFREDLYYRLNVFPIALPPLSERREAILPLAEFFSRKFAESFGKPVPGISDEGRNALLLYRWTGNVRELQNVIERAVILAGGDIDVSHLNLEVEADSPPPGEGLLRTQEREAIRRILDEEGGNRRRAAERLGISVRTLQYRIKEHGL
- a CDS encoding cation diffusion facilitator family transporter, with the protein product MRTTGKGSRAVLWSFAALFATAACQAVVVLFTGSVALLADTIHNLGDAATAIPLWIAFRLARKGPNDRFTYGYGRVEDLAGVIVVGVILASAIAAGAESVRRFVNPAPVKHLWAVAAASVVGFLGNEAVAIYRVRVGKEIGSAALVADGRHAHADALTSLAVLLGAAGVWLGYPMADPAVGLLITAMILRIVWETGKEIFLRLLDGSDPAAVGEIREAAASVTGVVEVSDVRVRWAGHRMYAEVNLAVNGERSVSEGHAIATEVRHRMLHRLRYLSDATIHVDPAHASGVFAHGVPSHKHDDLPGHSH